From the Catalinimonas alkaloidigena genome, the window GGCGGCCCGCTACGGGGTGCTGAGCCTGAACTACATGGAAGTGGTCGACTTCGAATACGACGCGGGCGAGGTGAAGGGCGCACAGTGCCGCGACGGACTCTCGGGCGATGCGCTGACGATCCGTGCGCACTACGTGGTGAGTGCGGCGGGCCCCTGGGTCGATCAGTTGCGCGACAAAAACCATTCGCTGAGCGGGAAGCGGCTGCACCTGACCAAAGGCGTGCACCTGGTGGTACCGCACGAGCGGTTCCCGGTGAAACAGGCGGTGTATTTCGACGTGTTCGACGGGCGCATGATCTTTGCCATTCCGCGCGGTAAAATTACCTACATCGGCACGACCGATACCGACTACACCGGCGACATCAACCACGTGGTCACGAAGCGATCGGACGCCCATTATTTGTTGCGGGCGGTCAACCAGGCCTTTCCGACCGTGAACCTGACCCTCGACGACGTCGAGTCCAGTTGGGCGGGACTGCGGCCGCTGATTCACGAGGATGGCAAATCGGCGTCGGAACTTTCGCGGAAAGACGAGATTTTCGAATCGGAAACCGGCCTCATTTCCATCGCCGGCGGGAAACTGACGGGATACCGGAAAATGGCCGAACGGGTGGTCGACCGCATCTTCCGGAAGGAAGAAGGCCAACGGCCGTTCCGGGAGTGCCTGACCGATCAGATCGTACTGGCGGGCGGCGAGTTTGCCGACGAAGCGGCGGTCGGGGCGTACGTGCGGCAGGTAGAACAGCAGATTACGCCGCTGGGGCTCACCTCTTACGACGCGTACTACCTCGTACACAACTATGGCCGCGATACCGACGAAATTCTGGATCTGCTCAAAAAATCGCCCGATCAGCCGGAAATCAACCTGGGGCTGGCCGAACTGGCCTTCTGTTTCGAGCACGAAATGGTACACCGCCCCCTCGACTTCTTCGAACGCCGGACGGGCCGCCTCTATTTCAACATCACCAGCGTGCCGCTTCTGCTCGACCCGGTTCTGAAAGAGTTCCGGCAGCGGTTCGGCTGGGACGATGTGACGTACATTGCGCAGCGCGAGGCGGTCAAAACGGCCCTCTACGAAGCCAGCCAGATTTTTAAAGAAGAGTCGGCCGATCACTATTAAGTGAGTATAAGCCGCGCACATTCGGGTCTTTAGTGCCTGAATCGACTGCCGCCGGGTAGTGTTCCACCATCTCTATCCTTCTTGTATATGCTGCTTGCTTTTGCCTCTTTTGTAGGCTTTACGGCCCTGGTGGCCTTTTTTTCCTGGTACAAGTTGCGCAAAGACGCGCTCGACTCCAGCGAGGGGTACTTTCTGGGCGGCCGCAGCCTGACCGGCGTCATCATTGCCGGCTCGATGCTGCTGACCAACATTTCGACCGAGCACCTGATCGGCCTCAACGGCTCTTCCTACAAAAACGGGATGATCGTCATCGCCTGGGAGGTGACCTCGGCGCTGGCGCTGGTGGCCGCGGCGCTCT encodes:
- a CDS encoding glycerol-3-phosphate dehydrogenase/oxidase, coding for MNSLSAFHRHEVKQRMSSETFDLLVIGGGITGAGIALDAASRGLKVALVEKYDFASGTSSRSTKLIHGGLRYLKQLEIALVREVGRERAIVHRLAPHLVTAEKMLLPLTKDGTYGKLATSVGLFVYDVLAGVEKPDQRVMLSKEEALEKEPLLDPTDLEGGGYYAEYRTDDARLTVEIIKTAARYGVLSLNYMEVVDFEYDAGEVKGAQCRDGLSGDALTIRAHYVVSAAGPWVDQLRDKNHSLSGKRLHLTKGVHLVVPHERFPVKQAVYFDVFDGRMIFAIPRGKITYIGTTDTDYTGDINHVVTKRSDAHYLLRAVNQAFPTVNLTLDDVESSWAGLRPLIHEDGKSASELSRKDEIFESETGLISIAGGKLTGYRKMAERVVDRIFRKEEGQRPFRECLTDQIVLAGGEFADEAAVGAYVRQVEQQITPLGLTSYDAYYLVHNYGRDTDEILDLLKKSPDQPEINLGLAELAFCFEHEMVHRPLDFFERRTGRLYFNITSVPLLLDPVLKEFRQRFGWDDVTYIAQREAVKTALYEASQIFKEESADHY